From Lolium perenne isolate Kyuss_39 chromosome 5, Kyuss_2.0, whole genome shotgun sequence, a single genomic window includes:
- the LOC139831410 gene encoding uncharacterized protein, with the protein MAQVCPEWAEQHREAWEELIRARWLREDEEFAAVSRRNMENRGTGGTHSAGNRDYTRFKGKKVAEAAPGVVLHDAQIYDMMRTKQKPNPALPQPQYYGNAKAAKEDYCDMVLSRHPEVDDPLSMPTDEESLVLSGRGHRHGRYPFLNKAVKPSPATSYTRLKHTLTAGSPQPRPRPARPPAYDALMTSLSSGTPPPAQVPMARDMPIMPSRATFAMTYYGSTPVYAEGNAVGIEPCRDHMVRSMPRALPSA; encoded by the exons ATGGCGCAG gtttgtcccgagtgggccgagcagcatagggaggcatgggaggagctgattagggcgaggtggctcagggaggacgaggagtttgcagccgtgtcgaggcgtaacatggagaaccgaggcaccggtggcacacacagcgcgggaaaccgcgactacacccgcttcaaggggaaaaag GTGGCCGAGGCAGcacctggggtggtgcttcatgatgcccagatatatgacatgatgcggacgaagcagaagcccaatcccgcattgcctcagccccagtactacggcaatgccaaggccgccaaggaggacTACTGCGACATGGTGTTGTCTCGTCACCCGGAAGTGGATGACCCCTTGAGCATGCCGaccgacgaggagtcgttggtcctgtcggggcGCGGGCATAGGCATGGCCGTTACCCCTTTCTGAATAAGGCGGTCAAGCCTAGCCCAGCCACGAGCTACACGcgtctcaagcataccctcaccgccggcagcccccagcctcgtccccggcctgctcgtccacccgcctacgat gCACTGATGACTTCTTTGTCTAGTGGTACACCGCCACCGGCTCAAGTTCCCATGGCGAgggacatgcctatcatgccatcgagggCAACTTTCGCTATgacttactacggatccacaccg gtctacgccgagggcaatgccgtcggcatagaaCCCTGCCGTGACCATATGGTCAGGTCTATGCCGAGGGCATTACCCTCGGCGTAG
- the LOC127298934 gene encoding uncharacterized protein, whose protein sequence is MPQELDPTLVWSPPVEEVYVAAEERLEPRDKKPYRRGITKLPKLKTWAFRDVVLVPAGKSMFKYGDPRRKPTREYPNILGGIIRKHFPGIVNLPTGGRDVAWTWKHYSYAEDPSGKYENMQERVVRHFWKYFKRAEGKEIACDVILHELCRVRVTGMHYEARVQCVRDWHAERKVWMSKADCRDTLMAPWQYLQHPPQYVGEDRACFLAMVIWWTSREYARKHEEGKQKRSEMGGGSHVLGSKNLALTLQDEVSKWFLHSFVLCYC, encoded by the exons ATGCCGCAGGAGCTAGACCCGACCCTAGTTTGGTCTCCGCCGGTGGAGGAGGTGTACGTTGCAGCCGAGGAGAGGCTGGAACCacgggacaagaagccgtataggcgcgggattacgaaactccccaagctaaaaacttgggccttccgcgatgttgttctcgtgcccgctggaaagag CATGTTCAAGTATGGCGACCCGAGGAGGAAGCCGACACGTGAGTACCCGAACATCCTTGGAGGCATAATTAGGAAGCATTTCCCCGGGATTGTCAATCTCCCTACTGGTGGCCGCGACGTGGCTTGGACTTGGAAGCACTACAGCTACGCGGAAGATCCTAGCGGCAAGTACGAAAACATGCAAGAGCGGGTTGTCCGCCacttctgg aaatacttcaagagggctGAGGGCAAGGAAATTGCGTGCGACGTTATCTTACACGAGTTGTGCAGGgtgagggtgactggcatgcactacgaggcacgtgtccagtgcgtccgcgactggcacgccgagcgcaaagtttggatgagtaaggctgattgtcgggatacgctcatggcaccatggcagtacctgcag caccctcctcagtacgtcggggAAGACAGGGCGTGCTTTCTTGCGATGGTCATATGGTGGACATCCCGCGAGTACGCccggaagcacgaggagggcaagcagAAGCGTTCAGAGATGGGAGGTGGATCACATGTCCTGGGCAGCAAGAACTTGGCCCTTACCTTGCAGGATGAGGTGAGCAAGTGGTTTCTTCATTCTTTCGTTTTATGTTATTGCTAG